The following is a genomic window from Malus sylvestris chromosome 7, drMalSylv7.2, whole genome shotgun sequence.
cttgaaataatagtttttcATTGCAGCAGACTCAAGCTGGCGCAGAACCGGGCAGTACGATGAGTTTAGCCACTTAAACTCGTCAACATTTTCAACATGAATAGTGGCTTTTCCAGGAGGATTCAATAAAAACCACATGTTCATGGCTCCAAAGTTAAGCTTATCGGTAACAAGATGGAATACGTGTTTTGACGGATCCTAAAATCACCAAGAAACACACATTAGTTAAACAAGAAACTTGCATCTGACTTCAGTAACAGACATTACGAAGGACTACAGATGGGATATATGTCAAATAGGATACGGTCAACTTTTGaatattgttatttatttatttttgtttgttaacTAACATTCAACTTCCTATGAATGAGGTACCTGAAAGAGGCAGTCCAGTTAGAAAAGATAAACATAGCAAGCTTATGATCAAACATCTTCTAATCATTTCATCTGATTGCCACACCTAGAATATTAAAGAAGCAGGTTATACGGATAATAATTAGTGTTTGTACCTTAAGaaaaccaggtgatgagatcTTTTATTATTAAGCCTCATATACCAGAAATGGCACCTCATAGAAGTTGAGATGCCTTGGACTttgacattcatcaacagagtCACCTTGGCGTTTGTGACAGTTTTTCAGTTCCTTTGGAAACAGACACAAAGATACGCACAATGAAACTACCAGCATAGAATAACAGTTCAGCTCACCTTGGCATTTATGACAGTAGAGTTGACGAcgactgatgcagccaagacgTTGTCCGAGAAGAGAGCATAATGATAAAGATttggattttccaagttctCACTTCTAGGGAACTTTCTCTTCTCAAGGGGGAGGAGGTAATAATCTATGGTTAGGCGCATAGATAAGCAGTGGATTCCATTTGGGATGGTCTTGGCAGCTAACTGACTAAGAAATGTGCTCTGCTTTTTCAAGCTCCGAACTTGTTCATCTGCAGTCTGAAGCATTGCTCTCAGCTTCCCAGTGACCAGGTTGCAATCATACAGTTGCTCTCTTGCTTTTGAAAGAACTTGGCCCATAGCTTTTATTTTCTCCGGTGCACTACAAGCAATTCAGGTGTGGAATAAGTAACTGCCATAATTACCAGTACAGATCAAAGGAAGAGGTGGTAATATTTACTATGTGCTCACAAACATTACATGTCCATAATCACATTACCTTTGAGATAAATCCGCATCAGCAGTTGCCTCTCCCACTGCACGCTGGGATTCTTTGAGTCGAGTTTGTAGTTGTTGGAACAGATCAAGCTTGTTCTTCATCTTTGCAATACTCAAGTAGACCCTTGCCATTATGATTTGGTCCCGTATCAAGCGCACCATTGAATCAGAGTTCTCGTTCTCATTTTCTTTCCTCCAAATACTGTATTTTCCTAGAACTGCAGAATCAACTGATTTGGACCGCTCAATGGCTGCAGTTTCAAGCCTTACAACTGATTCGTCATCCCATTGTATCAACTCATTTGCACGCTTTTCACGTCTCTTCTCTCTTAGTTGCTGCAGAAGtgtttataaaagaaaatattagaacctcaaaaaaaatgataaacagtTACAGAACTAATAAAACTTAAGTAGACAGAACCATGATTTAAGTTTATTTCATTTTGATTCTATTAGTTGGAAAAAGTGAAATAAACAATTAAAGTCAAGAAACATATGACCGTGGCAAAAATATAGCACAATGAAGTATGATCATTACCCTTCTGGCTAGTTTTGCAGGATCAAGAGGTTGAGCGTGATCATCTGCAAACAATACAAAGTCAAAAAAGCAAGTAGAAATGTATTACAGACAAAAGAAAGTACTACTAGAAAGTTATTACCACCTGAAGAATCATCCACTTTAACCCTAGGTGTCTCTTGTCTGGCATCTACAGCAGTCAAATTTATCTTCACAgacaaatcaaaacacaaagAATCAGCAGCAACAAACAATTATAACTTTGCAGCAGAGAACAAAAGATATCAAGAAtgaaaaaattcaagaagcaTACAAGGCATACTGACCTGAGAATCTGTAACAACTGAATTATTTGCTCCAATGACCTTCCATGAAGCCGACAAATTGTTTTTCCTAAAGAAATCAAGGCTCAAAGGCCCCATGTCATTCGTGCTGGCTGAAATTACATCAATGACCTGATATGTTGATCCAATCAGTGTGCTTGTTagcaacaaaagtcaacataaCAGAAAACCGCTGCCACTTATAGGAATTACATGTGGATAACTCATAGATTCATTAAAGTTGCACttgcctcttttgagaaaagagatTTCACATGTTGCAGTGCCAGCCCTTGTCTCCAATCCAGATTCTGCACCAGCTTCTTGTTCTCAAAACGTATTTTGTTTTCCAAAACAAACTATTATACACTACGTAAGATATCCAGCTGAATTGATGGAAGTATGAAAAATACCTTTTCACCAGGACTAGATGAGATGTCACTATGATCTGCAAAATTTGCAATAAAAAACAGTTATACTACAGCTGGTAAACACAAGTGTTTCATACCCATAATAAAGTCAGAAAGTAACGAACAAAGCTGGGCCATAAAAAGCAGCAATTGGCAaaatcattttttcttttaggGTTTGACATTAGTAAAAGTTTCAAGATTCGAACAGGAATTGAAGTAAACAAGATATCAACAGACGTCTTTTCCATAGGATTTTTATTGGATCATAAGCCCCTGTGGGTTGATCAATAAGGTATAAAATAACCAAGTTCACGCAAACTCTGATAAACTACTTCATATAAATCAacaacacaacaacaacaacaacaaagccttttcccactaagtggggtcggctatgtgaatcctagaacgccattgcgctcggttttgtgtcatgtcctccgttagatccaagtactctaagtcttttcttagggtctcttccaaagtttttctaggtcttcctctaccccttcagccctgaacctctgtcccgtagtcacatcttcgaactggatcgtcagtaggccttctttgcacatgtccaacctactcattcctaatcttatcctttctcgtgagcccacacctccaacgaagcatcctcatctctgctacacccattttgtgtacatgttgatgcttcaccgcccaacattctgtgccatacagcatcgccgaccttattgccgtcctataaaattttcccttgagcttcagtgacatacgacgatcacacaacacgctggatgcactcttccacttcatccatcccacttgtattccatatattctgtctttgatcggcttaggcgaggacctttagattccaacacttctctccaaaggttaagcttcgcatttaccccttcctaagTTTCATGTATCAACCCTATATCGTCTGCgtaaagcatacaccaaggaataacatcttgaatatgtcatgttaactcatccattaccaatgcaaaaaggtaaggacttaaggattgttgatgcacaaaatcagtgaggactttggtacaacagaaagtattaagtttgtgaccttcgctagattgctccggtcactagtgtggataagtatgtaaaaggatagagacaggagagcaaacacaagatatacgtggttcactcagattggctacgtccacggagtaaaggagttctcattaattgtgaagggtttacacaagtacataggttcaagctctcctttaatgggtacaagtgaatgatttagtacaaatggtattaggaaatattttgggagaatgatttccttttattgaagagagtttctagctttgttctgacattgacacgtgtcgtgttgtgattggcttccgatgttgacacgtgtcgcgctatgattggcttccgatgtcgacacgtgtcgctctgtaattggcctcctggttggaggggaagctcctcggttggggacttgcaagatccaagccattgagtaatcacgaaacttctaagtaccgaagtgtggtatcgtcttcacttgccttatctgtctcataggtagatgtggcatcttctctggaaatacTCTTCCTCCgtctaggggtggtatctttaactagtggagatgcacaaggtaatgtatcaatttcacttgaagcttacttgtagtttcaggcttggtcaagcgtgatacaaaccatgtagtaggagtcccccaagtcaccgagctaggggatctgctgaaagaggtgacaaacaaagtaagcaatcatagctccaagcaatcagtcccagatcaaaagtttgatttcgagttctgactgattgttctcattctccttatcttgcagacagcatgaaggataaagagaagaaaatgagaagagatgatatgagatacttttgcttttgaagaagtaactttccataggcttattcttgaactgggctggagggttttctggttacctctagagtataaggccgactgaagaatttgagggtcaaaacaagtccatcaaatctagagtacattcgaccctgctgatatgggatacttttactgttgacaaagtagtggaagtatcggcacgtgttctgttacgcttgtctccacatgcttccttgtatccttctaacttgccctatctgttcctcaggcagatgtggtatcttctctggaagcataagatgttgaagatgagtactcgagagcaatgccaggtaagtaatcaggtaaggggttcctgactggaagcttgattccaagtgctgactgattgctctttctCCTTgccttgcaggtaagaacaaggccaaaggaaaagaaagggaaaaagcatgatatgggatactcttgcttttaaccctgatgatatgagatattcttgctctggtgtagcttgtttgcagaggta
Proteins encoded in this region:
- the LOC126628636 gene encoding polygalacturonate 4-alpha-galacturonosyltransferase-like isoform X1, with the protein product MASKRGLSNAGTHRNRASGSRFPLAILIFFALLVPLIFFVGRGLHISDHSDISSSPGEKNLDWRQGLALQHVKSLFSKEVIDVISASTNDMGPLSLDFFRKNNLSASWKVIGANNSVVTDSQINLTAVDARQETPRVKVDDSSDDHAQPLDPAKLARRQLREKRREKRANELIQWDDESVVRLETAAIERSKSVDSAVLGKYSIWRKENENENSDSMVRLIRDQIIMARVYLSIAKMKNKLDLFQQLQTRLKESQRAVGEATADADLSQSAPEKIKAMGQVLSKAREQLYDCNLVTGKLRAMLQTADEQVRSLKKQSTFLSQLAAKTIPNGIHCLSMRLTIDYYLLPLEKRKFPRSENLENPNLYHYALFSDNVLAASVVVNSTVINAKDPSKHVFHLVTDKLNFGAMNMWFLLNPPGKATIHVENVDEFKWLNSSYCPVLRQLESAAMKNYYFKADHTTTLSSGASNLKYRNPKYLSMLNHLRFYLPQVYPKLDKILFLDDDIVVQKDLTGLWAVDLHGKVNGAVETCGESFHRFDKYLNFSNPHIARNFDPNACGWAYGMNMFDLKEWKKKDITGIYHKWQNMNEDRTLWKLGTLPPGLITFYGLTHPLQKSWHVLGLGYNPSLDRVEIDNAAVVHYNGNMKPWLELAMTKYRGYWTKYIKFDHPYLRSCKLSE
- the LOC126628636 gene encoding polygalacturonate 4-alpha-galacturonosyltransferase-like isoform X2 — its product is MPYWGNFRFEKQDCCFTFQVFVLRCWYFLDHSDISSSPGEKNLDWRQGLALQHVKSLFSKEVIDVISASTNDMGPLSLDFFRKNNLSASWKVIGANNSVVTDSQINLTAVDARQETPRVKVDDSSDDHAQPLDPAKLARRQLREKRREKRANELIQWDDESVVRLETAAIERSKSVDSAVLGKYSIWRKENENENSDSMVRLIRDQIIMARVYLSIAKMKNKLDLFQQLQTRLKESQRAVGEATADADLSQSAPEKIKAMGQVLSKAREQLYDCNLVTGKLRAMLQTADEQVRSLKKQSTFLSQLAAKTIPNGIHCLSMRLTIDYYLLPLEKRKFPRSENLENPNLYHYALFSDNVLAASVVVNSTVINAKDPSKHVFHLVTDKLNFGAMNMWFLLNPPGKATIHVENVDEFKWLNSSYCPVLRQLESAAMKNYYFKADHTTTLSSGASNLKYRNPKYLSMLNHLRFYLPQVYPKLDKILFLDDDIVVQKDLTGLWAVDLHGKVNGAVETCGESFHRFDKYLNFSNPHIARNFDPNACGWAYGMNMFDLKEWKKKDITGIYHKWQNMNEDRTLWKLGTLPPGLITFYGLTHPLQKSWHVLGLGYNPSLDRVEIDNAAVVHYNGNMKPWLELAMTKYRGYWTKYIKFDHPYLRSCKLSE